From the genome of Bubalus bubalis isolate 160015118507 breed Murrah chromosome 2, NDDB_SH_1, whole genome shotgun sequence, one region includes:
- the GPR3 gene encoding G-protein coupled receptor 3 yields MMWGAGSPLAWLSAGPGNVNMSSMGSTEGPTGPATPLPSPTAWDVVLCISGTLVSCENALVVAIIVGTPAFRAPMFLLVGSLAVADLLAGLGLVMHFAAVFCIGSAVMSLVLVGVLAMAFTASIGSLLAITVDRYLSLYNALTYYSETTVTRTYVMLALVWGGALGLGLLPVLAWNCLDAQATCGVVYPLSKNHLVVLAVAFFMVFGIMLQLYAQICRIVCRHAQQIALQRHLLPASHYVATRKGIATLAVVLGAFAACWLPFTVYCLLGDAHSPPLYTYLTLLPATYNSMINPIIYAFRNQDVQKVLWAVCCCCSSSKTLFRSRSPSDV; encoded by the coding sequence ATGATGTGGGGTGCAGGCAGCCCCCTGGCCTGGCTCTCTGCTGGCCCCGGAAACGTGAACATGAGCAGCATGGGGTCCACAGAGGGGCCCACAGGCCCTGCCACACCGCTGCCCTCCCCCACGGCCTGGGACGTAGTACTGTGCATCTCGGGCACACTGGTGTCCTGTGAGAACGCGCTGGTGGTGGCCATCATCGTGGGCACTCCCGCCTTCCGTGCCCCCATGTTCCTGCTAGTGGGCAGCCTGGCTGTGGCAGACCTGCTGGCAGGCCTGGGCCTGGTCATGCACTTTGCtgctgtcttctgcattggctcaGCAGTGATGAGCCTGGTGCTGGTTGGCGTGCTGGCCATGGCCTTTACTGCCAGCATCGGCAGCCTACTGGCCATCACCGTTGATCGCTACCTTTCTCTGTACAATGCGCTCACCTACTACTCAGAGACAACAGTGACGCGGACCTATGTGATGCTGGCCCTAGTGTGGGGGGGCGCGCTGGGCCTGGGGCTGCTGCCTGTGCTGGCCTGGAACTGCCTGGATGCCCAGGCCACATGCGGTGTGGTCTATCCGCTCTCCAAGAACCATCTGGTGGTCCTGGCCGTTGCCTTCTTCATGGTGTTTGGCATCATGCTGCAGCTGTATGCCCAGATCTGTCGCATCGTCTGCCGCCATGCCCAGCAGATTGCCCTCCAGCGGCACCTGCTGCCTGCCTCCCACTACGTGGCCACCCGAAAGGGCATAGCCACCCTGGCCGTGGTGCTTGGCGCCTTTGCCGCCTGCTGGCTGCCCTTCACCGTCTACTGCCTGTTGGGCGatgcccactccccacccctctaCACCTATCTCACCCTGCTCCCTGCCACCTACAACTCCATGATCAACCCCATCATCTACGCCTTCCGCAACCAGGATGTGCAGAAAGTGCTGTgggctgtctgctgctgctgttcctcTTCCAAGACGCTGTTCCGATCCCGCTCCCCCAGTGATGTCTAG
- the CD164L2 gene encoding CD164 sialomucin-like 2 protein isoform X1, producing the protein MLVSSAWDCWEGPGTLSTLAVLAAGGGHPGGLGVRRGSREEELQGNPPVRVQTVGKGARGFGRGALLRVNIWPAVRVACKQLKPCEHCVEGNRSHNLSGCVWEQCRPEEQGHCVAQAEVVKEGCSIYNRSESCPAVHHHPTHEPKTVTTESPSVPEAHSPGFDGASFIGGVVMVLSLQAVAFFVLRFLKAKDSTYQTLEENQ; encoded by the exons ATGTTAGTATCTTCTGCATGGGATTGTTGGGAGGGGCCTGGCACATTGTCAACACTGGCTGTGCTGGCTGCAGGAGGAGGACACCCGGGAGGCTTGGGTGTGCGGcgagggagcagagaggaggagcTTCAGGGAAACCCACCAGTGAGAGTACAGACTGTGG GTAAAGGTGCTCGAGGCTTTGGGCGGGGAGCCCTGCTCCGCGTGAACATCTGGCCAGCTGTCCGAGTCGCCTGCAAACAGCTGAAGCCCTGTGAACATTGTGTGGAGGGGAACCGATCACACAACCTCTCCGGCTGTGTGTGGGAGCAGTGTCGGCCGGAGGAGCAAG GACACTGCGTGGCCCAAGCGGAGGTGGTCAAGGAAGGTTGCTCCATCTACAACCGCTCAGAGTCATGTCCAG CTGTGCACCACCACCCAACTCATGAACCGAAGACAGTCACAACAG AGAGCCCCTCGGTCCCTGAGGCCCACAGCCCTGGCTTTGATGGGGCCAGCTTCATCGGAGGCGTGGTGATGGTGCTGAGTCTTCAGGCGGTGGCCTTCTTCGTCTTGCGCTTCCTCAAGGCCAAGGACAGCACCTACCAGACGCT GGAGGAGAACCAGTAG
- the CD164L2 gene encoding CD164 sialomucin-like 2 protein isoform X2 has translation MLVSSAWDCWEGPGTLSTLAVLAAGGGHPGGLGVRRGSREEELQGNPPVRVQTVGKGARGFGRGALLRVNIWPAVRVACKQLKPCEHCVEGNRSHNLSGCVWEQCRPEEQGHCVAQAEVVKEGCSIYNRSESCPAVHHHPTHEPKTVTTESPSVPEAHSPGFDGASFIGGVVMVLSLQAVAFFVLRFLKAKDSTYQTLI, from the exons ATGTTAGTATCTTCTGCATGGGATTGTTGGGAGGGGCCTGGCACATTGTCAACACTGGCTGTGCTGGCTGCAGGAGGAGGACACCCGGGAGGCTTGGGTGTGCGGcgagggagcagagaggaggagcTTCAGGGAAACCCACCAGTGAGAGTACAGACTGTGG GTAAAGGTGCTCGAGGCTTTGGGCGGGGAGCCCTGCTCCGCGTGAACATCTGGCCAGCTGTCCGAGTCGCCTGCAAACAGCTGAAGCCCTGTGAACATTGTGTGGAGGGGAACCGATCACACAACCTCTCCGGCTGTGTGTGGGAGCAGTGTCGGCCGGAGGAGCAAG GACACTGCGTGGCCCAAGCGGAGGTGGTCAAGGAAGGTTGCTCCATCTACAACCGCTCAGAGTCATGTCCAG CTGTGCACCACCACCCAACTCATGAACCGAAGACAGTCACAACAG AGAGCCCCTCGGTCCCTGAGGCCCACAGCCCTGGCTTTGATGGGGCCAGCTTCATCGGAGGCGTGGTGATGGTGCTGAGTCTTCAGGCGGTGGCCTTCTTCGTCTTGCGCTTCCTCAAGGCCAAGGACAGCACCTACCAGACGCT AATCTGA
- the CD164L2 gene encoding CD164 sialomucin-like 2 protein isoform X4, which produces MAAPGPRALRAALCGGCCCLLLCAQLAVAGKGARGFGRGALLRVNIWPAVRVACKQLKPCEHCVEGNRSHNLSGCVWEQCRPEEQGHCVAQAEVVKEGCSIYNRSESCPAVHHHPTHEPKTVTTESPSVPEAHSPGFDGASFIGGVVMVLSLQAVAFFVLRFLKAKDSTYQTLEENQ; this is translated from the exons ATGGCCGCGCCGGGACCCCGCGCCTTACGGGCTGCGCTCTGTGGCGGCTGCTGCTGCCTCCTCCTGTGTGCCCAGCTTGCTGTGGCTG GTAAAGGTGCTCGAGGCTTTGGGCGGGGAGCCCTGCTCCGCGTGAACATCTGGCCAGCTGTCCGAGTCGCCTGCAAACAGCTGAAGCCCTGTGAACATTGTGTGGAGGGGAACCGATCACACAACCTCTCCGGCTGTGTGTGGGAGCAGTGTCGGCCGGAGGAGCAAG GACACTGCGTGGCCCAAGCGGAGGTGGTCAAGGAAGGTTGCTCCATCTACAACCGCTCAGAGTCATGTCCAG CTGTGCACCACCACCCAACTCATGAACCGAAGACAGTCACAACAG AGAGCCCCTCGGTCCCTGAGGCCCACAGCCCTGGCTTTGATGGGGCCAGCTTCATCGGAGGCGTGGTGATGGTGCTGAGTCTTCAGGCGGTGGCCTTCTTCGTCTTGCGCTTCCTCAAGGCCAAGGACAGCACCTACCAGACGCT GGAGGAGAACCAGTAG
- the CD164L2 gene encoding CD164 sialomucin-like 2 protein isoform X5 — protein MAAPGPRALRAALCGGCCCLLLCAQLAVAGKGARGFGRGALLRVNIWPAVRVACKQLKPCEHCVEGNRSHNLSGCVWEQCRPEEQGHCVAQAEVVKEGCSIYNRSESCPAVHHHPTHEPKTVTTESPSVPEAHSPGFDGASFIGGVVMVLSLQAVAFFVLRFLKAKDSTYQTL, from the exons ATGGCCGCGCCGGGACCCCGCGCCTTACGGGCTGCGCTCTGTGGCGGCTGCTGCTGCCTCCTCCTGTGTGCCCAGCTTGCTGTGGCTG GTAAAGGTGCTCGAGGCTTTGGGCGGGGAGCCCTGCTCCGCGTGAACATCTGGCCAGCTGTCCGAGTCGCCTGCAAACAGCTGAAGCCCTGTGAACATTGTGTGGAGGGGAACCGATCACACAACCTCTCCGGCTGTGTGTGGGAGCAGTGTCGGCCGGAGGAGCAAG GACACTGCGTGGCCCAAGCGGAGGTGGTCAAGGAAGGTTGCTCCATCTACAACCGCTCAGAGTCATGTCCAG CTGTGCACCACCACCCAACTCATGAACCGAAGACAGTCACAACAG AGAGCCCCTCGGTCCCTGAGGCCCACAGCCCTGGCTTTGATGGGGCCAGCTTCATCGGAGGCGTGGTGATGGTGCTGAGTCTTCAGGCGGTGGCCTTCTTCGTCTTGCGCTTCCTCAAGGCCAAGGACAGCACCTACCAGACGCTGTGA
- the CD164L2 gene encoding CD164 sialomucin-like 2 protein isoform X3, which translates to MGWGWLLIYAKEGALMNVRELLGMCAHVFVETPGVRWGLGDPGKGARGFGRGALLRVNIWPAVRVACKQLKPCEHCVEGNRSHNLSGCVWEQCRPEEQGHCVAQAEVVKEGCSIYNRSESCPAVHHHPTHEPKTVTTESPSVPEAHSPGFDGASFIGGVVMVLSLQAVAFFVLRFLKAKDSTYQTLEENQ; encoded by the exons ATGGGATGGGGGTGGCTCCTGATATATGCAAAGGAGGGTGCTCTGATGAATGTCAGGGAGCTTCTAGGCATGTGTGCCCATGTGTTTGTGGAAACTCCAGGCGTGCGGTGGGGCTTAGGGGATCCAG GTAAAGGTGCTCGAGGCTTTGGGCGGGGAGCCCTGCTCCGCGTGAACATCTGGCCAGCTGTCCGAGTCGCCTGCAAACAGCTGAAGCCCTGTGAACATTGTGTGGAGGGGAACCGATCACACAACCTCTCCGGCTGTGTGTGGGAGCAGTGTCGGCCGGAGGAGCAAG GACACTGCGTGGCCCAAGCGGAGGTGGTCAAGGAAGGTTGCTCCATCTACAACCGCTCAGAGTCATGTCCAG CTGTGCACCACCACCCAACTCATGAACCGAAGACAGTCACAACAG AGAGCCCCTCGGTCCCTGAGGCCCACAGCCCTGGCTTTGATGGGGCCAGCTTCATCGGAGGCGTGGTGATGGTGCTGAGTCTTCAGGCGGTGGCCTTCTTCGTCTTGCGCTTCCTCAAGGCCAAGGACAGCACCTACCAGACGCT GGAGGAGAACCAGTAG
- the FCN3 gene encoding LOW QUALITY PROTEIN: ficolin-3 (The sequence of the model RefSeq protein was modified relative to this genomic sequence to represent the inferred CDS: inserted 2 bases in 1 codon; substituted 4 bases at 4 genomic stop codons), with translation MGPLRTPPPLYLLLFGEPASLRTQGYPSCPEPRKLEASKVVLLPSCPGAPGSPGEKGAPGPQGQPGPPGKMGDPGEPGPGSCXELLSWNTTLNDWXHVCLPEGXALPVFCESSDTANGAWLVLQGXRDGPVDSFCSRSPYTAGVGSQESEFWPGNENLHQLTLQCTQELWVELEDFXGNHTFVPCRSFLLLAEADHHQLVLGRFSEGRAGASQSFHGGKPFPTDHDTSGRNSTMTLPGAWWYGSCYQTNLNRHYLMFKAPAHNYGINWASRQGVGHLYHRD, from the exons ATGGGCCCGCTGCGGACCCCACCTCCCCTTTACCTCCTCTTGTTTGGGGAGCCTGCCTCTCTGAGGACCCAGGGCTACCCCAGCTGCCCAG AACCCAGGAAACTGGAAGCCAGTAAAGTTGTCCTCTTGCCCAGTTGTCCTGGAGCCCCAGGAAGTCCTGGGGAGAAGGGAGCACCAGGTCCTCAAG GGCAACCTGGACCACCGGGCAAGATGGGTGATCCTGGGGAG CCAGGCCCTGGGAGCTGCTAGGAGCTGCTGAGCTGGAATACCACTTTGAATGACTGGTAGCATGTGTGCCTTCCTGAGGGCTGAGCCCTCCCAGTCTTTtgtgagagttca GACACCGCAAATGGTGCCTGGCTG GTGCTCCAGGGGTGACGGGATGGTCCCGTGGATTCCTTCTGCTCTCGGTCACCCTACACAGCAGGTGTGGGGAGCCAGGAATCTGAATTCTGGCCGGGGAATGAGAATTTGCACCAGCTTACTCTCCAAT gcaCCCAGGAGCTGTGGGTGGAGCTGGAGGACTT AGGCAACCACACCTTTGTTCCCTGCAGGTCCTTCCTCCTCCTAGCAGAGGCAGACCATCACCAGCTGGTGCTGGGCAGGTTCTCAGAGGGCAGGGCAG GGGCCTCCCAGAGCTTCCACGGCGGGAAACCCTTTCCCACCGACCATGATACAAGTGGGAGAAACAGCACAATGACTCTTCCTGGTGCCTGGTGGTATGGATCCTGCTATCAGACCAATCTCAACAGGCACTACTTGATGTTCAAAGCCCCTGCCCATAATTATGGCATCAACTGGGCCTCACGCCAAGGCGTGGGCCACCTTTACCACAGGGATTAA